One segment of Alnus glutinosa chromosome 2, dhAlnGlut1.1, whole genome shotgun sequence DNA contains the following:
- the LOC133859795 gene encoding senescence-associated carboxylesterase 101-like isoform X2 — protein sequence MNRSPLFSSGLEMGSLVVTSDVLHHSWAAISGLYREINEASSSFSVRFKVDQKPNCTIIAFVTWPPCTKEHLRGEGGRDFVSSSTLPLFEFLCTKTNPRFSIHKPAIDLFQSVRGALDFLKSEISNSKPLIITGHSLGGSVASLFTLWLLDRINLANIKRPICVTFGSPLIGDEGLQEAILQYSAWNSCFLHVVSDQDPIPKILIPPRNPAAPEPASNEYKPFGTFLLCSELGCACLEDPESILALLVATFSEGLGNQDWEFFGYENIVQQLDRQVICKDSTKVDEWIVHPSQAAIVTQLAAIGLGQPQQLQQQRIDMNTLVRETEKQERKWLIRRREVYDSNVLNEMKVNMAQLEWYKKCSEDKGIGYYDCYKNASDRSDLVVEKYKKFLTCYWIDTVDEVAKKPQRNGAAFTTRWLFAGTNYRRMIEPLDIAEYYRECKTDYKTKGRSKHYKQLEQWLEEDEKNASRPNNSKKQNLAGGLTEDSCFWANVEEALISCEVLTKRESNDMDKQKRSLIEFEAYVWGMIKNKAVSNEIFLKRSSFMKWWEEYLKIIRKGIMGTSYTSPLTDFMNKKQFRQYATGYLQIG from the exons ATGAACCGATCTCCCTT ATTTAGCAGTGGGTTGGAAATGGGAAGTTTGGTTGTGACCTCTGATGTCCTGCACCATTCATGGGCGGCAATTTCTGGACTGTACAGAGAAATCAATGAAGCGTCATCGTCCTTCTCTGTTAGATTCAAAGTTGATCAGAAGCCAAACTGTACAATCATAGCTTTCGTTACATGGCCTCCTTGTACCAAAGAGCATCTTCGAGGAGAAGGAGGACGAGACTTCGTTTCATCATCAACTCTTCCTCTCTTTGAATTCCTGTGCACCAAAACCAACCCACGTTTCTCCATTCACAAACCTGCAATCGACCTTTTTCAGAGTGTCCGTGGAGCGCTGGATTTCTTGAAATCTGAA ATTTCCAATTCTAAGCCATTAATTATTACTGGACACTCTCTGGGAGGATCTGTTGCCTCTCTCTTCACCTTATGGCTGCTAGACAGAATCAATTTAGCAAACATCAAACGCCCAATTTGTGTCACTTTTGGGTCACCCCTCATTGGTGATGAAGGCCTGCAAGAAGCCATATTACAATACTCAGCATGGAACTCTTGCTTTTTGCATGTGGTTTCAGACCAAGATCCAATACCCAAAATCTTAATTCCACCTCGCAATCCTGCTGCTCCTGAACCGGCTTCTAATGAATACAAGCCTTTTGGCACGTTTCTATTGTGTTCGGAACTGGGTTGTGCTTGTCTTGAGGACCCTGAATCTATTTTGGCATTGTTGGTGGCAACCTTCTCAGAGGGTCTTGGAAATCAAGATTGGGAGTTCTTTGGCTATGAAAATATTGTCCAACAACTCGACCGTCAGGTAATTTGTAAGGATAGTACAAAAGTCGATGAATGGATTGTACATCCATCACAGGCAGCCATTGTTACACAATTAGCAGCAATCGGACTGGGGCAACCACAG CAGCTACAACAGCAGAGGATTGACATGAACACACTGGTTAGAGAGACAGAAAAACAGGAAAGGAAATGGTTAATCAGGAGAAGGGAAGTTTATGATTCCAATGTGttaaatgaaatgaaagtaAACATGGCCCAACTGGAATGGTACAAGAAGTGTTCTGAGGACAAGGGAATTGGATACTATGACTGCTACAAGAATGCAAGCGATAGAAGTGATCTTGTCGTAGAAAAGTACAAGAAATTCCTTACATGTTACTGGATAGACACGGTTGATGAAGTAGCGAAAAAGCCCCAGAGGAATGGCGCCGCCTTTACTACCCGCTGGCTCTTTGCGGGAACAAACTACCGAAGGATGATTGAACCGCTGGACATAGCTGAATACTACCGCGAATGCAAAACAGACTACAAAACTAAAGGAAGGTCTAAACATTACAAGCAATTGGAGCAATGGCTcgaagaagatgagaagaatGCAAGCCGTCCAAATAATTCGAAGAAACAAAACCTGGCGGGTGGTCTGACGGAGGATTCTTGCTTCTGGGCAAATGTTGAGGAGGCTCTCATTTCGTGCGAGGTGCTGACTAAAAGAGAGTCGAACGATATGGACAAACAAAAACGGAGCCTGATTGAGTTTGAGGCCTATGTATGGGGTATGATCAAGAATAAGGCAGTATCGAATGAGATATTCTTGAAGCGGAGCAGCTTCATGAAATGGTGGGAAGAGTACTTGAAAATTATCCGAAAAGGCATCATGGGAACTTCTTATACTTCTCCACTCACTGACTTCATGAACAAGAAACAGTTCCGCCAGTATGCTACTGGCTACCTACAGATTGGCTGA
- the LOC133859795 gene encoding senescence-associated carboxylesterase 101-like isoform X1 produces the protein MNRSPLFSSGLEMGSLVVTSDVLHHSWAAISGLYREINEASSSFSVRFKVDQKPNCTIIAFVTWPPCTKEHLRGEGGRDFVSSSTLPLFEFLCTKTNPRFSIHKPAIDLFQSVRGALDFLKSEISNSKPLIITGHSLGGSVASLFTLWLLDRINLANIKRPICVTFGSPLIGDEGLQEAILQYSAWNSCFLHVVSDQDPIPKILIPPRNPAAPEPASNEYKPFGTFLLCSELGCACLEDPESILALLVATFSEGLGNQDWEFFGYENIVQQLDRQVICKDSTKVDEWIVHPSQAAIVTQLAAIGLGQPQQQLQQQRIDMNTLVRETEKQERKWLIRRREVYDSNVLNEMKVNMAQLEWYKKCSEDKGIGYYDCYKNASDRSDLVVEKYKKFLTCYWIDTVDEVAKKPQRNGAAFTTRWLFAGTNYRRMIEPLDIAEYYRECKTDYKTKGRSKHYKQLEQWLEEDEKNASRPNNSKKQNLAGGLTEDSCFWANVEEALISCEVLTKRESNDMDKQKRSLIEFEAYVWGMIKNKAVSNEIFLKRSSFMKWWEEYLKIIRKGIMGTSYTSPLTDFMNKKQFRQYATGYLQIG, from the exons ATGAACCGATCTCCCTT ATTTAGCAGTGGGTTGGAAATGGGAAGTTTGGTTGTGACCTCTGATGTCCTGCACCATTCATGGGCGGCAATTTCTGGACTGTACAGAGAAATCAATGAAGCGTCATCGTCCTTCTCTGTTAGATTCAAAGTTGATCAGAAGCCAAACTGTACAATCATAGCTTTCGTTACATGGCCTCCTTGTACCAAAGAGCATCTTCGAGGAGAAGGAGGACGAGACTTCGTTTCATCATCAACTCTTCCTCTCTTTGAATTCCTGTGCACCAAAACCAACCCACGTTTCTCCATTCACAAACCTGCAATCGACCTTTTTCAGAGTGTCCGTGGAGCGCTGGATTTCTTGAAATCTGAA ATTTCCAATTCTAAGCCATTAATTATTACTGGACACTCTCTGGGAGGATCTGTTGCCTCTCTCTTCACCTTATGGCTGCTAGACAGAATCAATTTAGCAAACATCAAACGCCCAATTTGTGTCACTTTTGGGTCACCCCTCATTGGTGATGAAGGCCTGCAAGAAGCCATATTACAATACTCAGCATGGAACTCTTGCTTTTTGCATGTGGTTTCAGACCAAGATCCAATACCCAAAATCTTAATTCCACCTCGCAATCCTGCTGCTCCTGAACCGGCTTCTAATGAATACAAGCCTTTTGGCACGTTTCTATTGTGTTCGGAACTGGGTTGTGCTTGTCTTGAGGACCCTGAATCTATTTTGGCATTGTTGGTGGCAACCTTCTCAGAGGGTCTTGGAAATCAAGATTGGGAGTTCTTTGGCTATGAAAATATTGTCCAACAACTCGACCGTCAGGTAATTTGTAAGGATAGTACAAAAGTCGATGAATGGATTGTACATCCATCACAGGCAGCCATTGTTACACAATTAGCAGCAATCGGACTGGGGCAACCACAG CAGCAGCTACAACAGCAGAGGATTGACATGAACACACTGGTTAGAGAGACAGAAAAACAGGAAAGGAAATGGTTAATCAGGAGAAGGGAAGTTTATGATTCCAATGTGttaaatgaaatgaaagtaAACATGGCCCAACTGGAATGGTACAAGAAGTGTTCTGAGGACAAGGGAATTGGATACTATGACTGCTACAAGAATGCAAGCGATAGAAGTGATCTTGTCGTAGAAAAGTACAAGAAATTCCTTACATGTTACTGGATAGACACGGTTGATGAAGTAGCGAAAAAGCCCCAGAGGAATGGCGCCGCCTTTACTACCCGCTGGCTCTTTGCGGGAACAAACTACCGAAGGATGATTGAACCGCTGGACATAGCTGAATACTACCGCGAATGCAAAACAGACTACAAAACTAAAGGAAGGTCTAAACATTACAAGCAATTGGAGCAATGGCTcgaagaagatgagaagaatGCAAGCCGTCCAAATAATTCGAAGAAACAAAACCTGGCGGGTGGTCTGACGGAGGATTCTTGCTTCTGGGCAAATGTTGAGGAGGCTCTCATTTCGTGCGAGGTGCTGACTAAAAGAGAGTCGAACGATATGGACAAACAAAAACGGAGCCTGATTGAGTTTGAGGCCTATGTATGGGGTATGATCAAGAATAAGGCAGTATCGAATGAGATATTCTTGAAGCGGAGCAGCTTCATGAAATGGTGGGAAGAGTACTTGAAAATTATCCGAAAAGGCATCATGGGAACTTCTTATACTTCTCCACTCACTGACTTCATGAACAAGAAACAGTTCCGCCAGTATGCTACTGGCTACCTACAGATTGGCTGA